Proteins encoded together in one Variovorax paradoxus window:
- a CDS encoding efflux RND transporter permease subunit, with protein sequence MTQGAATTDKPAGFNLSKWALDHAPLTRYLMVVLMVLGAFAYFQLGQDEDPPFTFRAMVVRTYWPGATAQQVAEQVTDKLERTLQEAPYADKIRSYSKPGESQIIFQIKDSSKAADVANVWYTVRKKIGDMRNTLPPGVQGPFFNDDFGDVYGVIYALESEGFSQAELKTLADEVRQQLLRVKDVAKVDQFGVQDQKVYIEISQKRVAQLGLDFNAVLAQLGSQNAVESAGTIQSPLDVVQVRVGGQFTNVEQLREMPIRGSSGNQLKLGDIAEIHRGYVDPPAVKVHHQGKEVVALGVSMAKGGDIIALGKALRATTATIDQRLPAGVKLAQVQDQPVSVASSVNEFVGVLIEAVAIVLAVSIISLGLHKGGRFGWYIDIRPGLVVAITIPLVLAVTFLAMNYFGIGLHKISLGSLIIALGLLVDDAIIAVEMMVRKMEEGYDKVRAATFAYDVTAKPMLTGTLITAAGFLPIGIAKSVTGEYTFAIFAVTVIALVLSWIVSVYFVPYLGTLLLKVKPHDPDAPPHELFDTRFYNSFRRAVNWCVQHRWLTIGATVFIFALGIFGMGKVQQQFFPDSSRPEIMVDIWFPEGTSFPANEEVAKRVEQRIMKEEGVKTVSTWIGSGVPRFYLPLDQVFPQTNVSQLIVLAKDLKVRESLRIKLPALLAQEFPEVRGRVKLLPNGPPVPYPVQFRVIGTDPAQLRAHADEVKAVLRDNANMRGVNDNWNESVKVIRLEVDQAKARALGVTSQAIAQASKTMFSGTTVGQYRENDLLIDIVLRQSADEREAISDIGNAYLPTTSGRSIPLTQIARPVFTWEPGVMWRENRDYAITVQGDVVEGLQGATVTEQLLPQLRKLEAGWHAAGEGAYRIEVAGAVEESSKGSASIVAGVPIMLFLVFTLLMLQLHSFSRSLLVFITGPMGIAGVAGALLLLNRPFGFVALLGVIALMGMIQRNAVILIDQIESDRAAGVPAWDAIVESAVRRLRPIVLTAAAAVLAMIPLSRSVFWGPMAVAIMGGLVVATVLTLLALPAMYAAAFRIKREPKEGLISA encoded by the coding sequence GATGGTGCTGGGAGCCTTTGCGTATTTTCAGCTCGGTCAGGACGAAGACCCGCCGTTCACCTTTCGTGCGATGGTGGTGCGCACCTATTGGCCCGGCGCCACGGCGCAGCAGGTGGCCGAGCAGGTAACCGACAAGCTCGAGCGCACGCTGCAAGAGGCCCCCTACGCCGACAAGATCCGCAGCTATTCGAAGCCGGGCGAGTCGCAGATCATTTTCCAGATCAAGGATTCGTCCAAGGCGGCCGATGTGGCCAACGTCTGGTACACGGTGCGAAAGAAAATCGGCGACATGCGCAACACGCTGCCGCCGGGCGTGCAAGGCCCATTCTTCAATGACGATTTCGGCGATGTGTATGGCGTGATCTACGCGCTGGAGAGCGAGGGCTTCAGCCAGGCCGAGCTCAAGACGCTGGCTGACGAAGTGCGCCAGCAGTTGCTGCGCGTGAAGGACGTCGCCAAGGTCGACCAGTTCGGCGTGCAGGACCAGAAGGTCTATATCGAGATTTCGCAGAAGCGTGTTGCGCAGCTGGGGCTCGACTTCAACGCCGTGCTCGCGCAGCTCGGCTCGCAAAATGCCGTGGAAAGCGCGGGCACGATCCAGTCGCCGCTCGACGTGGTGCAGGTGCGCGTGGGCGGGCAGTTCACCAACGTCGAGCAACTGCGCGAAATGCCGATCCGCGGCAGTTCTGGCAACCAGCTCAAGCTTGGCGACATTGCCGAAATCCATCGCGGCTATGTCGATCCGCCTGCCGTGAAGGTGCATCACCAGGGCAAGGAAGTGGTTGCGCTTGGCGTTTCGATGGCCAAGGGCGGCGACATCATTGCGCTGGGCAAGGCATTGCGCGCCACCACCGCAACCATCGACCAGCGCTTGCCCGCCGGCGTGAAGCTCGCGCAGGTGCAGGACCAGCCAGTGTCGGTGGCCAGCTCGGTCAATGAATTCGTCGGCGTGCTGATCGAGGCCGTGGCCATCGTGCTGGCCGTGAGCATCATCTCGCTCGGCCTGCACAAGGGTGGGCGCTTCGGCTGGTACATCGATATTCGCCCGGGCCTGGTGGTGGCAATCACCATTCCGCTGGTGTTGGCCGTTACCTTCCTGGCCATGAACTACTTCGGCATCGGGCTGCACAAGATATCGCTGGGCTCGCTGATCATTGCGCTGGGCCTCCTGGTGGACGACGCGATCATCGCGGTCGAAATGATGGTGCGAAAGATGGAAGAGGGCTACGACAAGGTGCGGGCCGCCACCTTCGCCTATGACGTCACCGCCAAGCCCATGCTGACCGGCACGCTCATTACCGCGGCGGGTTTCCTGCCCATTGGCATTGCCAAGTCGGTGACGGGTGAATACACCTTCGCCATCTTTGCGGTGACGGTCATTGCGCTGGTACTGTCGTGGATCGTGTCGGTGTATTTCGTGCCCTACCTCGGCACGCTGCTGCTCAAGGTCAAGCCGCACGACCCCGATGCGCCGCCGCACGAGCTGTTCGACACCCGGTTCTACAACAGCTTCCGCCGCGCGGTGAACTGGTGCGTGCAGCACCGCTGGCTGACCATCGGCGCCACCGTGTTCATCTTTGCCCTGGGCATCTTCGGCATGGGGAAGGTGCAGCAGCAGTTCTTCCCGGATTCGAGCCGGCCCGAAATCATGGTGGACATCTGGTTCCCCGAAGGCACCTCGTTCCCCGCGAACGAAGAGGTGGCCAAGCGGGTAGAGCAGCGCATCATGAAGGAAGAGGGCGTGAAGACGGTCAGCACCTGGATCGGTTCCGGCGTGCCGCGCTTCTACCTGCCGCTGGACCAGGTGTTTCCGCAGACCAACGTGTCGCAGCTCATCGTGCTCGCCAAAGACCTGAAGGTACGGGAAAGCTTGCGCATCAAGCTGCCCGCGCTGCTGGCGCAGGAGTTCCCGGAAGTGCGCGGCCGCGTGAAGCTGCTGCCCAATGGGCCGCCGGTGCCCTACCCGGTGCAGTTCCGCGTCATCGGAACCGACCCGGCGCAACTGCGCGCGCATGCCGACGAGGTGAAGGCCGTGCTGCGCGACAACGCCAACATGCGCGGCGTGAACGACAACTGGAACGAGTCGGTCAAGGTGATCCGGCTCGAGGTCGACCAAGCCAAGGCGCGCGCGCTCGGCGTGACCAGCCAGGCAATCGCGCAAGCGTCCAAGACGATGTTCTCCGGAACCACGGTGGGCCAGTACCGCGAAAACGACCTGCTGATCGACATCGTTCTGCGCCAGTCAGCGGACGAGCGCGAGGCCATTTCGGACATCGGCAACGCCTACCTGCCCACGACCTCCGGGCGTTCGATTCCGCTCACGCAGATCGCGCGGCCTGTATTCACCTGGGAGCCGGGCGTGATGTGGCGCGAGAACCGCGACTACGCCATCACGGTGCAGGGCGACGTGGTCGAAGGGCTGCAGGGCGCCACGGTCACCGAGCAGCTGCTGCCGCAGTTGCGCAAGCTCGAAGCCGGCTGGCATGCAGCGGGCGAGGGCGCCTACCGCATCGAGGTGGCGGGCGCCGTCGAGGAAAGCAGCAAGGGCTCGGCTTCCATCGTGGCGGGCGTGCCGATCATGCTGTTCCTGGTGTTCACGCTGCTGATGCTGCAGCTGCACAGCTTCAGCCGCTCGCTGCTGGTGTTCATTACCGGTCCCATGGGCATTGCCGGCGTTGCCGGTGCGCTGCTGCTGCTGAACCGGCCGTTCGGCTTCGTCGCGCTCCTGGGCGTGATTGCGCTGATGGGCATGATCCAGCGCAACGCGGTGATCCTGATCGACCAGATCGAGAGCGACCGCGCAGCCGGCGTGCCCGCGTGGGACGCCATCGTCGAGTCGGCCGTGCGGCGCCTGCGCCCCATCGTGCTGACCGCGGCGGCGGCGGTACTGGCGATGATTCCGCTTTCCCGCAGCGTGTTCTGGGGGCCGATGGCCGTTGCCATCATGGGCGGGCTGGTCGTGGCTACGGTCTTGACCCTGCTGGCCCTGCCGGCAATGTACGCCGCCGCATTCCGCATCAAGCGGGAGCCGAAAGAGGGTCTGATTAGCGCTTAA